The genomic window gcgacgatcagctgactggaaaaATCTCAGAAATTAACtgttaaacggccaggggccgtcacaccaacagacacaaatatgaatgggattaaaggatttgttctatatattttacgatcgATAATAAGTACATTACATGGTAAAACACAGGCCAATTAACATAGGACTACACAGCTGACAGCTTTTCTATGATCACTAACATCAGTATATTGTGataagtagagctgggaatctctgggcacctaacgattcgattacgattcagaggctccgattcgattataaaacgattattgatgcactcccctccttttttttttctctcttttttttttgttttttaatgttttgtacattagttccaaaattgttcaaaaatactctcaggctaaaccacactactatttcagtatcaagttaacatatagcagtaaacaaatatacaaaaataacattaaataaaaaactccagtccccattctgtatcagcagctttaaactacattcaattaatttaatgttgtgaatcaaccgttaaatttgttaaaattgctcccgttattccataatttcccttttgtctactttcgacatgtgaaagttttaaaactattttaaagatattcaagtcaatattttaccgatttaggagtattttagataaaaagttaattaggtttgcttggaaggttcgctacaacagcctttcagggaagtgtactgctttaagatggcggccgtttataactcccccatctagctttttgtagatgtgctgctaacacgacCAAATCTATATATGCATCtaatcctatataaatgatatcgacCGTAACACTATATGGATGTaaatgtagcagcttttcggcagcagtcaggtatgttgttgtgtttttttatctcgttgcatgagttgagctagagccgtgagttgagcattggcattacccgaggggccgggtaatgggaagcatgatgtttagttactctcgctccgttccgtcccgaagaccgcgcggcgcgctgagtgttgtgtacttccgctttacttcgcatatttcaataatcggaatttggatgtttgtgaatcgttcttgaatcttccacggccgaatcgcgaataatctaagaatcggaaattttgaacACCTCTAGTGATAAGGCTTACACatgatagggttagggttaggtgtaGGCAGTCTACAATTTCCCATCAAATTTGTTATTGTACAGTGCTATATTTCACGTATTACTCATAATTGGTTGTCGGTGCCTGGAAAGTTATAATTATTAGGCAGCTTGGCTAATCACTGAAAATGTCGTATGAATAGAAAAcattcatttctattttagtcTATGGActttatgattctaattcaccagTGTGATGGTAAATATTTAAATGCATTAATTTATTCACtactttggttaaaaaaaacaactatattCTCAGAGCCTGGCAAATAacttattttcttgttttattagtaTCTGTGTTAATACCTGTATTTTTCATAATTTGTCTTATACATTTATgtatgtttacaattacagcaTCATCAAAGTGTATCAGGCCGAAAATGTACTGGAATATCTAAGATTTTTATGATTACATCAGAATTTAGTCAATTTATCAATTTACAGGTGCACATGTTCCAACTGTGTGGCCATGGACACTCAGATCGAGAGTCGCTGCTGCATGGAGAGACCTCAGATCCTCACAAAGATGGAGGAGTATCGGGACCAGACAGATTCAGCATTGTCCTGCATGACGGAGCACCCTGGATTTACTGCTAACTGTCTGAACCCGTGGGTACTTGAGGTGGCGTACCTGCAGTACAGACAACAGGACGAGGAAACACTGGAACTTGCACAAAATGAGTAGgtgaacatacaaaaaaatagtatTTGCATGCTTTATAGCTTGATTTATGAACGATCGGATTGATCATGAACTATCATTTTGAGACACTTGGGCAGTTCATTTGCTGATATCCTATGTCAAAGttgaaaaagcaaaacaaaccgATTTGACATAATCACTGAATAAAGAACCATTGTTTTGCATTGATATGTAGATCTGCATTGATGTATTTAATATTGCATAAAAAAAACCATTGCATTCATACAATCACAGATATGCCACTCTTTTTCAGGATATACAGACACACAGCTTATCGGCAGCTGGTCAGATGGTGTTGGGGAATCGTTGGACGTAATAACAGAGTGACGTTACCTTCATGCTGTGTGAGCAAAATAAGAAACACCTTCCCAAATGCAGAGGGAGTGTACACAGGCTTTAGGTTGCCAGTTTTGTGAAATCACATTTTGTAAATTGTACAAGAAAAACTACATGTATATTAGAAATTACAATGTGAAGAACAACCtgtaattcaaataataattcATGCCTCTTTTACTGGCATATTTATGTTGTACAGGAATAATGgagaaattatgaataaatatgTCAATAAACTTACACATGGCGTCTCTTAATCACTTACGATTTCTCATAGAACACATTTAATACTGGAATATATTTCCATAAATCATGCTTAACTGAATGTTTTCAAGGTTATGTATATGGCAAATAcatgaacaaaaacatttttttttattatgatgtCATGTAACAAGTTTTGAGTTGAGTGATTGGTTGTTTTTTATCTGGATGTTCAAACTGTGAACTCATTGGCAGAGGCTGGTCTTCTCTAACTTCACAGATGGAGTTGCGCAGTGTATCAGGATTATTGGAAAAAGACTGAATAATACTGTTCATCAACTTGTAAGCATACTTGTGTGTAGGTGCCGTTTTCACAGGTTTCACAGTGTGATGTCCACTCTTAAACTTTAGAAAAATCACCTGGTATTGGGGCAGCCCATCCACCGTTACAGCCTGGAGTCTCGATACGTTTTCGTTGTGGTGCATAGCTGCCAAGTATGTTCTGGCCATCGGACTAAGCCATCCAAAGTGGGTGTGCTTTGGTGCAAAACAGATGACCAAACTGTGGAAAGCTTCCAACGATGATGTCTGAAATTTTGGCGAGAGGTTCTGTACATCTGTGACCACGTTTTTTGATGTAATTATGTCTGATAAGAGTGTGCTGGCGACGCTTCCTGGCAGAAGCCACGCCTTGTCGCGGTCATACAACAGGTCATCATGGTCACAGTATGGGAAAAGCTCTGACTCATGCTCATGAATATCATTCACATGGTTGTCAAGAGCCAACCACAATGCTCGAAGGTGCTCTTTCCTGTTTTCCTGTGGAGCTTTTGCAGCAACATAGTACATGTGGTTTATGATGGATCTAGTCCACATCCTGACCTCTTCATGTTTTACTTTTTCCAGCTTCTTCCGTAGACCTTTAGCCGTGTGCCAGGTGTCGTTGTAGTGCTCCATATCTTTGCACTTTGGGTTGTTAACCCTGATGTCATCACTGATAAAAGCAGCAATAGACTTGTGCCTATCCGTGACAATGCTTTTTACGGTCAATCCCTCGGACTCTGTTATGAAAGACATGGCACGTTTAAATCCAAGCAGTTCACAAGCATTGCAACTACCTGTCTCATTGCTTTGAATAAGTTGTAGGTCGACAATTTTCTTGGTGCTTTGCTCCAAAATTGTATACGTGCCATACTTCGCAGAGTATCCCGGGCTATCGTTGCGGCAGTCACCAGCAATATGGATGCCTCCCTCAATCTCACGGACTTCCTCAACAACAGTGGCCTGCTCCTCCTTCCATGCACTAATCACTGCAGGAATTACATAGTTATTTTGATGCCTTTGGTAGGTGCTTCTGCTGTATGTTTGAACTCCAAGGATATTGAGCATTCTCAACACCTGACTGATCTGTCCACCACTAAGGAGAACAGATGCAGAGAGCATCAAGTTGCCTAGAGGCATATGAT from Corythoichthys intestinalis isolate RoL2023-P3 chromosome 15, ASM3026506v1, whole genome shotgun sequence includes these protein-coding regions:
- the LOC130931275 gene encoding P2X purinoceptor 7-like, which codes for MADNFVSSSSDESDVECSSNGDEESYKAINDVLGYQFEPKRTPTQRTEAVIEESSNTDETSAADRVGNTEWCTCSNCVAMDTQIESRCCMERPQILTKMEEYRDQTDSALSCMTEHPGFTANCLNPWVLEVAYLQYRQQDEETLELAQNEIYRHTAYRQLVRWCWGIVGRNNRVTLPSCCVSKIRNTFPNAEGVYTGFRLPVL